A stretch of Ipomoea triloba cultivar NCNSP0323 chromosome 13, ASM357664v1 DNA encodes these proteins:
- the LOC116001953 gene encoding putative late blight resistance protein homolog R1B-17 isoform X1 has translation MAYVALTSLKTTIELHFLQPIPRVSFPDDDQTPPIYSFYENLSSLQAFLENKSSVGGGAAIKHFETILRDFALKVEDEIEMQVSNFVVAKAKDDDTVHQEAAFQQLCQILQQALEKTTDVVEIINSLKRQNDDLTYLQRIIDHHIKSSSIQSNARREVYDQIPTLFKSLIQTLSSLRHYIIGAPAAAIRIDFETKIHDLAVDDIKIQLSSFLLAKDTVHEEEAFQEWCQTLQQGEEMRVELINKEKERQKTCGCCDDLINLLRRLMDHGYLRPSSSTTPSAWVPDDLQTQLESLHQNLFALQEFVLKSKFGGSRAEIQIRHFVIKAKEDIKTQFRNFCVAKEEHRLPNQASEQLFQTLHQVAENAAQLLSTIHNTRSNDPKLEEGRIMVGRQNDVSFIKNRLFSRFHGVNVVPIIGMPGIGKTTLARKILKDQSIALNFQVRGWATVTQNYNKTKVLRDLLQSISPNHEIIKKVPLCEQVRECLKGKRYLIVLDDIWSTQHWDELQYFYSNSAVNGSCILLTTRFYGVADHACTIKGTHHVMSLLNPNESWDLFCTIFPLQRYRAPSFGKFRSDMFHVVEICEGLPQSIVVVAKRLSECKTNIQHELKKIEKEIELLGILDYSALILMYNQLPEYLKGCFLYLGVFPKRSEIQVKILLRLWIAEGFVKPSENKELERIAYCYLKDLINTSLVLISKQTLDGKIKTCRVHSVMHNICFREAQKEGILCAVNTRLLPRWSLNAFANSCRWLSLCKHSFDYYVLFSLNNPRSIFFFQENTEIFVSFKLLRVLAFVPSSFFQRVPMHVGDLVFLRYLSVTQWFEGLSDVLSRNVNLQTLIVSGSDNESQVGAPTLHLPSTIWESPQLRHIELDTSYTVNPPSMVKENLQTLSWVAPAPTHCKKTVYSNFPNIKILKIFYKVDLEASQISGSSSNCFILDKLDYLGRLKSLTISVSVGCIVSLPEKCIFPLQLKKLKLSDTNLSGRDLTVIGMLQWLEVLKLENALHEKVWKVAEGGFYRLRLLVLKDKKLERLEAYTDSFPCLEHLVLKCCECLEEISSSFGEIFCFKSIEMDRFSHRPSIVASARDIQEKLKKNFGKENFEIKIQGQGQGPEECVEDVEKANSEAGCNTLISACFPSNDQKLHIPKLASNASKSYIHKLKKTKWRNVWSRRKPKSGKSNVS, from the exons ATGGCTTATGTTGCTTTAACTTCTCTAAAGACAACAATTGAGCTTCACTTTCTTCAACCCATCCCAAGAGTTTCTTTTCCTGATGATGATCAAACACCACCCATCTATTCTTTCTATGAAAACCTTTCTTCTTTGCAGGCCTTTCTGGAAAACAAATCCAGTGTCGGTGGTGGTGCTGCAATCAAACATTTTGAAACCATATTAAGAGACTTTGCACTCAAAGTTGAAGACGAGATCGAAATGCAAGTGAGCAACTTTGTTGTGGCTAAGGCCAAAGACGACGACACAGTGCATCAAGAAGCAGCTTTCCAGCAACTCTGTCAAATCTTGCAACAAGCACTAGAAAAGACTACAGATGTGGTGGAGATTATCAACAGCCTAAAGAGACAGAATGATGATTTAACTTATCTCCAGAGAATAATAGATCATCATATCAAGTCTTCTTCTATACAATCCAACGCGAGGAGGGAGGTTTATGATCAAATTCCAACCCTATTCAAATCTCTCATtcaaactctttcttctttgcggCATTATATTATTGGTGCTCCTGCAGCTGCAATCAGAATagattttgaaaccaaaatacATGATTTAGCTGTAGATGACATCAAGATACAACTCAGCAGTTTTCTTCTGGCCAAAGACACAGTACATGAAGAAGAAGCTTTCCAGGAATGGTGTCAAACCTTGCAACAAGGAGAAGAAATGAGGGTAGAGCTCATCAATAAAGAAAAGGAGAGACAGAAGACTTGTGGATGTTGTGATGATTTAATTAATCTCTTGAGAAGATTAATGGATCATGGTTATCTTAGGCCGTCATCTTCAACCACACCCAGCGCATGGGTGCCTGACGACCTTCAAACACAACTTGAATCTCTCCATCAAAATCTCTTTGCTTTGCAAGAATTTGTACTGAAATCCAAGTTTGGTGGATCCAGAGCTGAAATCCAAATCAGACACTTTGTAATCAAAGCTAAAGAAGACATCAAAACACAATTTAGAAACTTTTGTGTGGCCAAAGAAGAGCACCGCCTGCCAAACCAAGCTTCAGAACAACTCTTTCAAACCTTGCATCAAGTAGCAGAAAACGCAGCACAGCTGTTGAGCACTATCCACAACACAAGAAGCAATGATCCAAAGCTTGAGGAGGGCAGAATAATGGTGGGTCGTCAAAATGACGTTAGTTTCATCAAGAATCGACTCTTCAGTCGCTTTCATGGTGTCAACGTAGTCCCAATTATTGGGATGCCAGGCATAGGGAAGACTACTTTAGCAAGAAAAATCTTGAAAGATCAATCAATTGCATTGAATTTCCAGGTGCGAGGATGGGCTACAGTGACTCAAAATTACAATAAGACCAAAGTGCTACGCGACCTTCTCCAGTCAATTTCACCAAATCATGAAATTATAAAGAAAGTCCCTCTTTGTGAGCAGGTTCGTGAATGCTTGAAGGGAAAGCGGTATCTAATTGTTTTGGATGACATATGGAGCACTCAGCATTGGGATGaattacaatacttttacaGCAATTCTGCAGTGAATGGAAGTTGCATATTGCTGACCACTAGATTCTATGGAGTGGCTGATCATGCTTGCACAATCAAAGGCACACATCATGTTATGAGTTTACTAAATCCAAATGAAAGTTGGGACCTATTCTGTACTATCTTTCCTCTTCAAAGGTATAGGGCACCAAGTTTTGGAAAATTCAGGAGTGACATGTTCCATGTTGTGGAAATATGTGAAGGATTGCCACAATCAATTGTTGTAGTTGCGAAGCGCTTATCTGAATGCAAAACCAACATACAACATGAATTGAAAAAGATTGAAAAGGAAATAGAATTGTTGGGAATTCTAGATTATAGTGCACTCATTCTAATGTACAACCAGCTACCAGAATATTTGAAAGGATGTTTTTTATATCTTGGAGTCTTTCCAAAGCGCAGTGAGATCCAAGTTAAAATACTTCTTAGGTTATGGATTGCTGAAGGATTTGTGAAGCCATCGGAGAATAAGGAGTTGGAAAGGATTGCTTATTGTTACTTAAAGGACCTCATTAATACAAGTCTTGTGTTAATAAGCAAACAGACTTTGGATGGAAAAATTAAGACTTGTAGGGTGCACAGTGTCATGCATAACATATGTTTCAGAGAGGCTCAAAAAGAGGGAATTTTATGTGCAGTAAATACTCGGCTACTCCCAAGGTGGTCATTAAATGCATTTGCAAATTCATGCCGTTGGTTAAGTTTATGCAAACATAGTTTTGACTATTATGTGCTGTTTAGTTTGAACAACCCTCgctccattttcttttttcaagaaAACACTGAAATTTTTGTATCCTTCAAGTTGTTAAGAGTTTTGGCATTTGTTCCATCTTCATTCTTCCAAAGAGTGCCAATGCACGTAGGGGATTTAGTCTTTTTAAGATATTTATCAGTAACACAATGGTTTGAGGGTCTCAGTGATGTATTGTCAAGAAATGTGAATTTGCAGACACTTATTGTTTCCGGTAGTGACAATGAATCACAAGTTGGAGCACCTACTCTCCATTTGCCATCAACAATTTGGGAGTCACCACAGTTAAGACATATAGAACTTGACACTTCCTATACTGTCAATCCTCCGAGCATGGTAAAAGAGAATTTGCAAACATTATCTTGGGTGGCTCCGGCTCCAACTCATTGCAAAAAGACAGTGTATTCCAATTTCCCAAACATAAAAATACTGAAAATTTTCTATAAAGTAGACTTAGAGGCCAGCCAAATTAGTGGATCTTCCAGCAATTGCTTCATTTTGGATAAGTTGGACTATTTAGGACGGCTTAAGAGTCTAACGATTTCAGTTTCAGTTGGCTGCATTGTATCGCTTCCTGAAAAGTGTATTTTTCCTTTACAACTGAAGAAGTTGAAGTTGAGTGATACTAATCTTTCAGGGAGGGATTTAACAGTAATTGGGATGCTGCAATGGCTTGAGGTACTAAAGCTGGAAAATGCCTTACATGAAAAAGTATGGAAAGTAGCTGAAGGAGGATTCTATAGATTAAGATTGTTGGTCCTTAAAGATAAAAAGCTCGAAAGGTTGGAGGCTTACACAGATTCTTTCCCATGTCTTGAGCACCTAGTCCTAAAATGTTGTGAGTGTTTGGAAGAGATATCTAGcagttttggagaaattttCTGCTTCAAGTCAATTGAAATGGATAGGTTTAGCCACCGCCCTTCCATTGTTGCTTCTGCTAGGGATATTCAAGAGAAGCTAAagaagaattttggaaaagaaaattttgag ATTAAAATCCAAGGGCAGGGACAGGGGCCTGAAGAGTGTGTAGAAGATGTTGAAAAGGCAAATTCTGAG GCAGGCTGCAATACTCTCATCTCAGCTTGCTTTCCATCTAATGATCAGAAACTGCATATCCCAAAGCTAGCAAGCAATGCGAGCAAGTCATACAtccacaaattaaagaaaacgaAATGGAGAAATGTGTGGTCGAGGCGCAAACCCAAAAGTGGGAAGAGCAACGTTTCCTGA
- the LOC116001865 gene encoding putative late blight resistance protein homolog R1B-17, which translates to MAYVALTSLKTTIELQFLQPTPRVSFRDDQTPPIKSFYQNLSYLQAFLENKSSASAAAIKYFETILRDFALKVEDDIEMQVSNFVVAKAKAKDDDAVHKEAACQQLCQILQQAQEKTAVVVEIIRNYCLTYLKIIIDHHMKSCIQSKARRVVYDQIQTLFKSVIIIRGLAASRIDDINLQLSSFLLATDTIHEEEAFQELCQTLQQAQEQRVEITNEEKERQMTLECCYDLLNLLKRLDYDYLGSSSTTPRAWVPDNVQTLESLYQNFFALQDFVLNSKFGGSRAEIQIRHFVLKAKQDIEKQFGNFCVAKEEHPLPKEASEQIFQTLHQITENAAQLLSTIHNTRSKEAADDDVDNDTQSVCYPKLEEGRMIGRQNDISMIKNRLFSRFQGLEVIPIIGMPGIGKTTLARKILEDQCVALHFEVRGWVTMTQNYNESKVLHDLLQSISPNHEIKKEASLREQVHECLKEKRYLIVLDDIWSTQHWDELEDLFCNFPVNGSCILLTTRFYGVADHACTIKGTYHVMSLLDPNESWDLFCTIFPLQRYRAPSFGKFRSHLFHVVKICEGLPLSIVVVAKRLFECKNNIQHELKKIEKEIELLGILDYSALIPMYNQLPEYLKGCFLYLGVFPKRSEIQVKILLRLWIAEGFVKPSKNKELERIAYCYLKDLIDTSLVLISKQTFYGKNKTCRVHSVMHNICFREAQKEGILCAVNSRKLPTPSLNSFANSCRWLSLCKHRFDYYVLFSSNIPRSIFFFQENSEIFVSFKLLRVLAFVESSFLQRFPKQLGDLIFLRYLSVTQWFEGLSDVVSSNVNLQTLIVSGIDSESQLGAPTLHLPSTIWESPQLRHLKLGTSYAVNPPSMVKENLQTLSWVDPTHCRIRVYSNFPNIKILKIFYKVDLEASQISGSSSNCFSLDKLDYLGQLKSLTISVSVGCIVTLPDRCIFPLQLKKLKLSGTNLSGRDLTIIGTLQWLEVLKLENAFHEKVWEVAEGGFYRLRLLVLKDKKLERLEAYTDSFPCLEHLVLRCCECLEEICSSFGEIFCFKSIEMDRFSHCPSIVASARDIQEKLKKNFGKENFEIKIQGQEQGPEYIEDVEKANSKIKMEEEGESSAGAGGQIVEEEIGVGKLKSYIHELKKKRSRNLLKMSKPLNWLFQADLRRATLDKGNIKFSISGINIIPFWCFSPVGGHSLFCCWT; encoded by the exons ATGGCTTATGTTGCTTTAACTTCTCTAAAGACAACAATTGAGCTTCAGTTTCTGCAACCCACCCCAAGAGTTTCTTTTCGTGATGATCAAACACCACCCATCAAATCTTTCTATCAAAACCTTTCTTATTTGCAGGCCTTTCTGGAAAACAAATCCAGTGCCAGTGCTGCAGCAATCAAATATTTTGAAACCATATTAAGAGACTTTGCACTCAAAGTTGAAGATGACATCGAAATGCAAGTGAGCAACTTTGTTGTGGCTAAGGCCAAAGCCAAAGACGACGACGCAGTGCATAAAGAAGCAGCTTGCCAACAACTGTGTCAAATCTTGCAACAAGCACAAGAAAAGACTGCAGTTGTGGTGGAGATTATCAGGAATTATTGTTTAACTTATCTCAAGATAATAATAGATCATCATATGAAGTCGTGTATACAATCCAAGGCGAGGAGGGTGGTTTATGATCAAATTCAAACCCTATTCAAATCTGTCATTATTATTCGTGGTCTTGCTGCAAGCAGAATAGATGACATCAACTTACAACTCAGCAGTTTTCTTCTGGCCACAGACACAATACATGAAGAAGAAGCTTTCCAGGAATTGTGTCAAACCTTGCAACAAGCGCAAGAACAGAGGGTGGAGATCACCAACGAAGAAAAGGAGAGACAGATGACTCTTGAATGTTGTTATGATTTACTTAATCTCTTGAAAAGATTGGATTATGATTATCTTGGGTCGTCTTCGACCACACCCAGGGCATGGGTGCCTGACAACGTTCAAACACTAGAATCTCTCTATCAAAATTTCTTTGCTTTGCAAGATTTTGTACTGAATTCCAAGTTTGGTGGATCCAGAGCTGAAATCCAAATCAGACACTTTGTACTCAAAGCTAAACAAGACATCGAAAAACAATTTGGAAACTTTTGTGTGGCCAAAGAAGAGCACCCCCTGCCAAAAGAAGCTTCAGAACAAATCTTTCAAACCTTGCATCAAATAACAGAAAACGCAGCACAGCTGTTGAGCACTATCCACAACACAAGAAGCAAAGAAGCTGCTGATGATGATGTGGACAATGATACTCAGTCTGTGTGCTATCCAAAACTTGAGGAGGGCAGAATGATCGGTCGTCAAAATGACATTAGTATGATAAAGAATCGACTCTTCAGTCGCTTTCAAGGTCTGGAAGTAATCCCAATTATTGGGATGCCTGGCATAGGAAAAACTACTTTAGCAAGAAAAATCTTGGAAGATCAATGTGTTGCATTGCATTTCGAGGTACGAGGATGGGTTACAATGACTCAAAATTACAATGAGAGCAAAGTGCTACACGACCTTCTCCAGTCAATTTCACCAAATCATGAAATTAAAAAGGAAGCCTCTCTTCGGGAGCAGGTTCATGAATGCTTGAAGGAAAAGCGGTATCTAATTGTTTTAGATGACATATGGAGCACTCAGCATTGGGATGAATTAGAAGACTTATTTTGCAATTTCCCAGTGAATGGAAGTTGCATATTGCTGACCACTAGATTCTATGGAGTGGCTGATCATGCCTGCACAATCAAAGGTACATATCATGTTATGAGTTTACTAGATCCAAATGAAAGTTGGGATCTATTCTGTACTATCTTTCCTCTTCAAAGGTATAGGGCACCAAGTTTTGGAAAATTCAGGAGTCACTTATTCCATGTTGTGAAAATATGTGAAGGATTGCCATTGTCAATTGTTGTAGTTGCGAAGCGCTTATTTGAATGCAAAAACAACATACAACATGAATTGAAAAAGATTGAAAAGGAAATAGAATTGTTGGGAATTCTAGATTATAGTGCGCTCATTCCCATGTACAATCAGTTGCCAGAATATTTGAAAGGTTGTTTTCTATATCTTGGAGTCTTTCCAAAGCGCAGTGAGATCCAAGTTAAAATACTTCTTAGGTTATGGATTGCTGAAGGATTTGTGAAACCATCAAAGAATAAGGAGTTAGAAAGGATTGCTTATTGTTACTTAAAGGACCTCATTGATACAAGTCTTGTGTTAATCAGCAAACAAACTTTTTATGGCAAAAATAAGACTTGTAGGGTGCACAGTGTCATGCATAACATCTGTTTTAGAGAGGCTCAGAAAGAGGGAATTTTATGTGCAGTAAATAGTCGGAAACTTCCAACACCGTCATTAAATTCATTTGCAAATTCATGCCGTTGGTTAAGTTTATGCAAACATAGGTTTGACTATTATGTGTTGTTTAGTTCAAACATCCCTCgctccattttcttctttcaagaAAACAGTGAAATTTTTGTATCCTTCAAGCTGTTAAGAGTTTTGGCATTTGTTGAATCTTCATTCCTCCAAAGATTCCCAAAGCAATTAGGGgatttgatatttttaagatATTTATCGGTAACACAGTGGTTTGAGGGTCTCAGTGATGTTGTGTCAAGTAATGTGAATTTGCAGACACTTATTGTTTCCGGTATTGACAGTGAATCACAACTTGGAGCACCTACTCTCCATTTGCCGTCAACAATTTGGGAGTCACCACAGTTAAGACATCTTAAACTTGGCACTTCCTATGCTGTCAATCCTCCAAGCATGGTAAAAGAGAATTTGCAAACATTATCTTGGGTGGATCCAACTCATTGTAGAATTAGAGTGTATTCCAATTTTCCAAACATAAAAATACTGAAAATTTTCTATAAAGTAGACTTAGAGGCCAGCCAGATTAGTGGATCTTCCAGCAATTGCTTCAGTTTGGATAAGTTAGACTATTTAGGACAACTTAAGAGTCTAACGATTTCAGTTTCAGTTGGCTGCATTGTAACGCTTCCTGATAGGTGTATTTTTCCTTTACAACTGAAGAAGTTGAAGTTGAGTGGTACTAATCTTTCTGGGAGGGATTTAACAATAATTGGGACGCTGCAATGGCTTGAGGTACTAAAGCTGGAAAATGCGTTCCATGAAAAAGTATGGGAAGTAGCTGAAGGAGGATTCTATAGATTAAGATTGTTGGTCCTTAAAGATAAAAAGCTTGAAAGGTTGGAGGCTTACACGGATTCTTTCCCATGTCTTGAGCACCTAGTCCTAAGATGTTGTGAGTGTTTGGAAGAGATATGTAGcagttttggagaaattttCTGCTTCAAGTCAATTGAAATGGATAGGTTTAGCCACTGCCCTTCCATTGTTGCTTCTGCTAGGGATATTCAAGAGAAGCTAAagaagaattttggaaaagaaaattttgag ATTAAAATCCAAGGGCAGGAGCAGGGGCCTGAATATATAGAAGACGTTGAAAAGGCAAATTCTAAG ATAAAAATGGAGGAGGAGGGTGAATCATCAGCAGGGGCAGGGGGGCAGATTGTAGAGGAAGAAATTGGAGTTGGGAAATTGAAGTCTTACATCCacgaattaaagaaaaagagatCGAGAAATCTGTTAAAGATGAGCAAGCCCCTAAACTGGCTCTTCCAAGCAGATTTGAGAAGAGCAACATTAGATAAG GGCAATATTAAGTTCAGCATATCTGGTATCAACATCATACCATTCTGGTGTTTCAGTCCAGTTG GAGGCCATTCTCTGTTCTGTTGTTGGACATAA
- the LOC116001953 gene encoding putative late blight resistance protein homolog R1B-17 isoform X2, translated as MAYVALTSLKTTIELHFLQPIPRVSFPDDDQTPPIYSFYENLSSLQAFLENKSSVGGGAAIKHFETILRDFALKVEDEIEMQVSNFVVAKAKDDDTVHQEAAFQQLCQILQQALEKTTDVVEIINSLKRQNDDLTYLQRIIDHHIKSSSIQSNARREVYDQIPTLFKSLIQTLSSLRHYIIGAPAAAIRIDFETKIHDLAVDDIKIQLSSFLLAKDTVHEEEAFQEWCQTLQQGEEMRVELINKEKERQKTCGCCDDLINLLRRLMDHGYLRPSSSTTPSAWVPDDLQTQLESLHQNLFALQEFVLKSKFGGSRAEIQIRHFVIKAKEDIKTQFRNFCVAKEEHRLPNQASEQLFQTLHQVAENAAQLLSTIHNTRSNDPKLEEGRIMVGRQNDVSFIKNRLFSRFHGVNVVPIIGMPGIGKTTLARKILKDQSIALNFQVRGWATVTQNYNKTKVLRDLLQSISPNHEIIKKVPLCEQVRECLKGKRYLIVLDDIWSTQHWDELQYFYSNSAVNGSCILLTTRFYGVADHACTIKGTHHVMSLLNPNESWDLFCTIFPLQRYRAPSFGKFRSDMFHVVEICEGLPQSIVVVAKRLSECKTNIQHELKKIEKEIELLGILDYSALILMYNQLPEYLKGCFLYLGVFPKRSEIQVKILLRLWIAEGFVKPSENKELERIAYCYLKDLINTSLVLISKQTLDGKIKTCRVHSVMHNICFREAQKEGILCAVNTRLLPRWSLNAFANSCRWLSLCKHSFDYYVLFSLNNPRSIFFFQENTEIFVSFKLLRVLAFVPSSFFQRVPMHVGDLVFLRYLSVTQWFEGLSDVLSRNVNLQTLIVSGSDNESQVGAPTLHLPSTIWESPQLRHIELDTSYTVNPPSMVKENLQTLSWVAPAPTHCKKTVYSNFPNIKILKIFYKVDLEASQISGSSSNCFILDKLDYLGRLKSLTISVSVGCIVSLPEKCIFPLQLKKLKLSDTNLSGRDLTVIGMLQWLEVLKLENALHEKVWKVAEGGFYRLRLLVLKDKKLERLEAYTDSFPCLEHLVLKCCECLEEISSSFGEIFCFKSIEMDRFSHRPSIVASARDIQEKLKKNFGKENFEIKIQGQGQGPEECVEDVEKANSEIKMEEGESSAGGRW; from the exons ATGGCTTATGTTGCTTTAACTTCTCTAAAGACAACAATTGAGCTTCACTTTCTTCAACCCATCCCAAGAGTTTCTTTTCCTGATGATGATCAAACACCACCCATCTATTCTTTCTATGAAAACCTTTCTTCTTTGCAGGCCTTTCTGGAAAACAAATCCAGTGTCGGTGGTGGTGCTGCAATCAAACATTTTGAAACCATATTAAGAGACTTTGCACTCAAAGTTGAAGACGAGATCGAAATGCAAGTGAGCAACTTTGTTGTGGCTAAGGCCAAAGACGACGACACAGTGCATCAAGAAGCAGCTTTCCAGCAACTCTGTCAAATCTTGCAACAAGCACTAGAAAAGACTACAGATGTGGTGGAGATTATCAACAGCCTAAAGAGACAGAATGATGATTTAACTTATCTCCAGAGAATAATAGATCATCATATCAAGTCTTCTTCTATACAATCCAACGCGAGGAGGGAGGTTTATGATCAAATTCCAACCCTATTCAAATCTCTCATtcaaactctttcttctttgcggCATTATATTATTGGTGCTCCTGCAGCTGCAATCAGAATagattttgaaaccaaaatacATGATTTAGCTGTAGATGACATCAAGATACAACTCAGCAGTTTTCTTCTGGCCAAAGACACAGTACATGAAGAAGAAGCTTTCCAGGAATGGTGTCAAACCTTGCAACAAGGAGAAGAAATGAGGGTAGAGCTCATCAATAAAGAAAAGGAGAGACAGAAGACTTGTGGATGTTGTGATGATTTAATTAATCTCTTGAGAAGATTAATGGATCATGGTTATCTTAGGCCGTCATCTTCAACCACACCCAGCGCATGGGTGCCTGACGACCTTCAAACACAACTTGAATCTCTCCATCAAAATCTCTTTGCTTTGCAAGAATTTGTACTGAAATCCAAGTTTGGTGGATCCAGAGCTGAAATCCAAATCAGACACTTTGTAATCAAAGCTAAAGAAGACATCAAAACACAATTTAGAAACTTTTGTGTGGCCAAAGAAGAGCACCGCCTGCCAAACCAAGCTTCAGAACAACTCTTTCAAACCTTGCATCAAGTAGCAGAAAACGCAGCACAGCTGTTGAGCACTATCCACAACACAAGAAGCAATGATCCAAAGCTTGAGGAGGGCAGAATAATGGTGGGTCGTCAAAATGACGTTAGTTTCATCAAGAATCGACTCTTCAGTCGCTTTCATGGTGTCAACGTAGTCCCAATTATTGGGATGCCAGGCATAGGGAAGACTACTTTAGCAAGAAAAATCTTGAAAGATCAATCAATTGCATTGAATTTCCAGGTGCGAGGATGGGCTACAGTGACTCAAAATTACAATAAGACCAAAGTGCTACGCGACCTTCTCCAGTCAATTTCACCAAATCATGAAATTATAAAGAAAGTCCCTCTTTGTGAGCAGGTTCGTGAATGCTTGAAGGGAAAGCGGTATCTAATTGTTTTGGATGACATATGGAGCACTCAGCATTGGGATGaattacaatacttttacaGCAATTCTGCAGTGAATGGAAGTTGCATATTGCTGACCACTAGATTCTATGGAGTGGCTGATCATGCTTGCACAATCAAAGGCACACATCATGTTATGAGTTTACTAAATCCAAATGAAAGTTGGGACCTATTCTGTACTATCTTTCCTCTTCAAAGGTATAGGGCACCAAGTTTTGGAAAATTCAGGAGTGACATGTTCCATGTTGTGGAAATATGTGAAGGATTGCCACAATCAATTGTTGTAGTTGCGAAGCGCTTATCTGAATGCAAAACCAACATACAACATGAATTGAAAAAGATTGAAAAGGAAATAGAATTGTTGGGAATTCTAGATTATAGTGCACTCATTCTAATGTACAACCAGCTACCAGAATATTTGAAAGGATGTTTTTTATATCTTGGAGTCTTTCCAAAGCGCAGTGAGATCCAAGTTAAAATACTTCTTAGGTTATGGATTGCTGAAGGATTTGTGAAGCCATCGGAGAATAAGGAGTTGGAAAGGATTGCTTATTGTTACTTAAAGGACCTCATTAATACAAGTCTTGTGTTAATAAGCAAACAGACTTTGGATGGAAAAATTAAGACTTGTAGGGTGCACAGTGTCATGCATAACATATGTTTCAGAGAGGCTCAAAAAGAGGGAATTTTATGTGCAGTAAATACTCGGCTACTCCCAAGGTGGTCATTAAATGCATTTGCAAATTCATGCCGTTGGTTAAGTTTATGCAAACATAGTTTTGACTATTATGTGCTGTTTAGTTTGAACAACCCTCgctccattttcttttttcaagaaAACACTGAAATTTTTGTATCCTTCAAGTTGTTAAGAGTTTTGGCATTTGTTCCATCTTCATTCTTCCAAAGAGTGCCAATGCACGTAGGGGATTTAGTCTTTTTAAGATATTTATCAGTAACACAATGGTTTGAGGGTCTCAGTGATGTATTGTCAAGAAATGTGAATTTGCAGACACTTATTGTTTCCGGTAGTGACAATGAATCACAAGTTGGAGCACCTACTCTCCATTTGCCATCAACAATTTGGGAGTCACCACAGTTAAGACATATAGAACTTGACACTTCCTATACTGTCAATCCTCCGAGCATGGTAAAAGAGAATTTGCAAACATTATCTTGGGTGGCTCCGGCTCCAACTCATTGCAAAAAGACAGTGTATTCCAATTTCCCAAACATAAAAATACTGAAAATTTTCTATAAAGTAGACTTAGAGGCCAGCCAAATTAGTGGATCTTCCAGCAATTGCTTCATTTTGGATAAGTTGGACTATTTAGGACGGCTTAAGAGTCTAACGATTTCAGTTTCAGTTGGCTGCATTGTATCGCTTCCTGAAAAGTGTATTTTTCCTTTACAACTGAAGAAGTTGAAGTTGAGTGATACTAATCTTTCAGGGAGGGATTTAACAGTAATTGGGATGCTGCAATGGCTTGAGGTACTAAAGCTGGAAAATGCCTTACATGAAAAAGTATGGAAAGTAGCTGAAGGAGGATTCTATAGATTAAGATTGTTGGTCCTTAAAGATAAAAAGCTCGAAAGGTTGGAGGCTTACACAGATTCTTTCCCATGTCTTGAGCACCTAGTCCTAAAATGTTGTGAGTGTTTGGAAGAGATATCTAGcagttttggagaaattttCTGCTTCAAGTCAATTGAAATGGATAGGTTTAGCCACCGCCCTTCCATTGTTGCTTCTGCTAGGGATATTCAAGAGAAGCTAAagaagaattttggaaaagaaaattttgag ATTAAAATCCAAGGGCAGGGACAGGGGCCTGAAGAGTGTGTAGAAGATGTTGAAAAGGCAAATTCTGAG ATAAAAATGGAGGAGGGTGAATCATCAGCAGGGGGCAGATGGTAG